AAGCACTTCGGAGAAATTGAACGCGCGGCTGTTTTCCAGTGTTTGCCTATCGATCCGTTCGATAGAACCCGGAATTTCCGAAAGGCTTTCCGGGGTTCCAGCGAGATAGCTTGACGTAACGGAAACGTCCACTGCAATGCCTCCGGGTGTTATGGTAAAGACGACTAGCTGCGTTGACGGGATCGTCATTTCACTGTGTAGTGTCGCAAAACCTATGGCACCGATCGTGACGTTATACTTACCCTCTGACATATTTGTAAGCGAGTACCGGCCTTCGCCGTCTGTTACGGCTTTTGCAACCAACCGGACATCCTGGTGCCGAACGGTCAGCGTTGCTCCCGCAACTACGTCGCCGTTACTATCAACGATTCGCCCCTCCACGCCATTACGCTCCTGTGAATAACCGATTACGGCAAAAATGGATAAGGCTAAACTAAAAGCAACGGATCTCACAGCAATACTCTTCATAAAAACACCAGTTAGATTACGAGCCACTAAAAACAAAAACCCTTATTGAAATCGATTTTCAATTTCATATTAATAAAAGTACAAGACCCTGTCGGCAGTGTCAAACAACATATTGCAGTAGCAAATGAAGGAGACGTTATTTCTGATTGATGATTTGAGGCTGACACGACAGGTCTGCCTGGTTCTCCATTTGCGGGATTTATTTAACTGACCCGTACGTTGGGTAGAAGTTGTACCACCACGTCCAATCCACTATTAATAATTACGACGTGGTTTGGGGC
The sequence above is a segment of the Acidobacteriota bacterium genome. Coding sequences within it:
- a CDS encoding TonB-dependent receptor plug domain-containing protein, coding for MKSIAVRSVAFSLALSIFAVIGYSQERNGVEGRIVDSNGDVVAGATLTVRHQDVRLVAKAVTDGEGRYSLTNMSEGKYNVTIGAIGFATLHSEMTIPSTQLVVFTITPGGIAVDVSVTSSYLAGTPESLSEIPGSIERIDRQTLENSRAFNFSEVLRKVSGVNVRDEEGFGLRPNIGIRGTNPTRSTKVLLLEDGLPLSYAPYGDNASYYHPPVERYESIEVLKGSGQIAYGPQTIAGLINYLTPNPPDKPTFNFKLEGGNRSFFQRRSRFWWHVWQTWHDFQFQS